One window of Camelus dromedarius isolate mCamDro1 chromosome 18, mCamDro1.pat, whole genome shotgun sequence genomic DNA carries:
- the TAF4 gene encoding transcription initiation factor TFIID subunit 4 isoform X2 → MVLVRSENGQLLMIPQQALAQMQAQAHAQAQPQTTMAPRPATPTSAPPVQISTVQAPGTPIIARQVTPTTIIKQVSQAQTTVQPTAALQRSPGVQPQLVLGGAAQTTSLGTATAVQTGTPQRTVPGATTTSTAATETMENVKKCKNFLSTLIKLASSGKQSTETAANVKELVQNLLDGKIEAEDFTSRLYRELNSSPQPYLVPFLKRSLPALRQLTPDSAAFIQQSQQQQPPASQATTALTAVVLSGSVQRTAGKTAATVTSALQPPVISLTQPTQVIQPPPKPGALIRPPQVTLTQTPMVALRQPHSRIVLTAPQQIQLNQLQPVPVVKPAVLPGTKALSTVSAQAAAAQKNKLKEPGGGSFRDDDDINDVASMAGVNLSEESARILATNSELVGTLTRSCKDETFLLPAPLQRRILEIGKKHGITELHPDVVSYVSHATQQRLQNLVEKISETAQQKNFSYKDDDRYEQASDVRAQLKFFEQLDQIEKQRKDEQEREILMRAAKSRSRQEDPEQLRLKQKAKEMQQQELAQMRQRDANLTALAAIGPRKKRKVDSPGPGSGAEGSGPGSAVPGSSGIGTPRQFTRQRITRVNLRDLIFCLENERETSHSLLLYKAFLK, encoded by the exons ATGGTCCTCGTGCGCAGCGAGAACGGGCAGCTGTTAATGATTCCTCAGCAGGCCTTGGCCCAGATGCAGGCCCAGGCCCACGCCCAGGCCCAGCCTCAGACCACCATGGCGCCCCGGCCGGCCACCCCCACAAGTGCCCCCCCCGTGCAGATCTCCACCGTGCAG GCACCTGGGACCCCCATCATTGCACGGCAGGTGACCCCTACGACCATAATCAAGCAAGTGTCTCAGGCCCAGACGACGGTGCAGCCCACCGCAGCGCTCCAGCGCTCGCCCGGAGTTCAG CCTCAGCTTGTCCTGGGTGGTGCTGCCCAGACAACTTCACTCGGGACGGCGACAGCTGTTCAGACGGGGACACCTCAGCGAACGGTCCCAGgggccaccaccacctccacagcTGCCACG GAAACTATGGAAAACGtgaagaaatgtaaaaattttttatctACGTTAATAAAACTGGCTTCCTCGGGTAAACAGTCTACAGAGACAGCCGCTAATGTGAAGGAGCTGGTGCAGAATCTGCTG gatgGAAAAATTGAAGCAGAAGATTTCACTAGTAGGTTATACCGAGAACTTAATTCTTCACCTCAACCTTACCTTGTGCCTTTCCTGAAG AGGAGCTTGCCCGCCTTGAGACAGCTGACCCCCGACTCCGCGGCCTTCATCCAGcagagccagcagcagcagccgccggCCTCGCAGGCCACCACCGCGCTCACGGCTGTGGTGCTCAGTGGCTCGGTCCAGCGCACAGCCGGGAAGACGGCGGCCACCGTGACCAGCGCCCTCCAGCCCCCTGTCATCAGCCTCACGCAGCCCACACAG GTGATCCAGCCGCCGCCCAAGCCCGGGGCGCTGATCCGGCCCCCGCAGGTGACCCTGACGCAGACGCCCATGGTCGCGCTCCGGCAGCCCCACAGCCGCATCGTGCTCACCGCGCCCCAGCAGATCCAGCTGAACCAGCTGCAGCCAG TCCCCGTGGTGAAACCTGCTGTGTTACCTGGAACCAAAGCTCTTTCTACTGTCTCGGCACAGGCGGCTGCTgcccagaaaaataaactcaaggagCCTGGGGGAGGCTCGTTTCG GGACGACGATGACATCAATGACGTGGCGTCCATGGCTGGCGTGAACCTGTCGGAAGAGAGCGCGAGGATATTGGCCACGAACTCGGAGCTGGTGGGCACCCTGACGCGGTCTTGCAAGGACGAGACCTTCCTTCTCCCGGCACCCTTACAGAGACGGATACTAGAAATAG GTAAGAAGCACGGCATAACAGAGCTACACCCGGACGTGGTGAGTTACGTGTCCCACGCCACGCAGCAGAGGCTGCAGAACCTCGTTGAGAAGATATCGGAGACGGCCCAGCAGAAGAACTTCTCCTACAAG GATGACGACAGGTACGAGCAGGCAAGTGACGTCCGGGCTCAGCTCAAGTTTTTCGAGCAGCTTGACCAGATCGAGAAGCAGAGGAAAGACGAGCAGGAAAGAGAGATCCTGATGCGGGCAGCAAAG TCTCGATCCAGACAGGAAGACCCCGAGCAGTTAAGGTTGAAGCAGAAGGCGAAGGAG ATGCAGCAGCAAGAACTGGCGCAGATGCGGCAGCGCGACGCCAACCTCACGGCGCTGGCCGCCATCGGgcccagaaagaagaggaaagtggACTCCCCGGGCCCCGGGTCGGGGGCAGAG
- the TAF4 gene encoding transcription initiation factor TFIID subunit 4 isoform X1 has product MVLVRSENGQLLMIPQQALAQMQAQAHAQAQPQTTMAPRPATPTSAPPVQISTVQAPGTPIIARQVTPTTIIKQVSQAQTTVQPTAALQRSPGVQPQLVLGGAAQTTSLGTATAVQTGTPQRTVPGATTTSTAATETMENVKKCKNFLSTLIKLASSGKQSTETAANVKELVQNLLDGKIEAEDFTSRLYRELNSSPQPYLVPFLKRSLPALRQLTPDSAAFIQQSQQQQPPASQATTALTAVVLSGSVQRTAGKTAATVTSALQPPVISLTQPTQVGVGKQGQPTPLVIQPPPKPGALIRPPQVTLTQTPMVALRQPHSRIVLTAPQQIQLNQLQPVPVVKPAVLPGTKALSTVSAQAAAAQKNKLKEPGGGSFRDDDDINDVASMAGVNLSEESARILATNSELVGTLTRSCKDETFLLPAPLQRRILEIGKKHGITELHPDVVSYVSHATQQRLQNLVEKISETAQQKNFSYKDDDRYEQASDVRAQLKFFEQLDQIEKQRKDEQEREILMRAAKSRSRQEDPEQLRLKQKAKEMQQQELAQMRQRDANLTALAAIGPRKKRKVDSPGPGSGAEGSGPGSAVPGSSGIGTPRQFTRQRITRVNLRDLIFCLENERETSHSLLLYKAFLK; this is encoded by the exons ATGGTCCTCGTGCGCAGCGAGAACGGGCAGCTGTTAATGATTCCTCAGCAGGCCTTGGCCCAGATGCAGGCCCAGGCCCACGCCCAGGCCCAGCCTCAGACCACCATGGCGCCCCGGCCGGCCACCCCCACAAGTGCCCCCCCCGTGCAGATCTCCACCGTGCAG GCACCTGGGACCCCCATCATTGCACGGCAGGTGACCCCTACGACCATAATCAAGCAAGTGTCTCAGGCCCAGACGACGGTGCAGCCCACCGCAGCGCTCCAGCGCTCGCCCGGAGTTCAG CCTCAGCTTGTCCTGGGTGGTGCTGCCCAGACAACTTCACTCGGGACGGCGACAGCTGTTCAGACGGGGACACCTCAGCGAACGGTCCCAGgggccaccaccacctccacagcTGCCACG GAAACTATGGAAAACGtgaagaaatgtaaaaattttttatctACGTTAATAAAACTGGCTTCCTCGGGTAAACAGTCTACAGAGACAGCCGCTAATGTGAAGGAGCTGGTGCAGAATCTGCTG gatgGAAAAATTGAAGCAGAAGATTTCACTAGTAGGTTATACCGAGAACTTAATTCTTCACCTCAACCTTACCTTGTGCCTTTCCTGAAG AGGAGCTTGCCCGCCTTGAGACAGCTGACCCCCGACTCCGCGGCCTTCATCCAGcagagccagcagcagcagccgccggCCTCGCAGGCCACCACCGCGCTCACGGCTGTGGTGCTCAGTGGCTCGGTCCAGCGCACAGCCGGGAAGACGGCGGCCACCGTGACCAGCGCCCTCCAGCCCCCTGTCATCAGCCTCACGCAGCCCACACAGGTTGGCGTCGGCAAGCAGGGGCAGCCCACGCCGCTG GTGATCCAGCCGCCGCCCAAGCCCGGGGCGCTGATCCGGCCCCCGCAGGTGACCCTGACGCAGACGCCCATGGTCGCGCTCCGGCAGCCCCACAGCCGCATCGTGCTCACCGCGCCCCAGCAGATCCAGCTGAACCAGCTGCAGCCAG TCCCCGTGGTGAAACCTGCTGTGTTACCTGGAACCAAAGCTCTTTCTACTGTCTCGGCACAGGCGGCTGCTgcccagaaaaataaactcaaggagCCTGGGGGAGGCTCGTTTCG GGACGACGATGACATCAATGACGTGGCGTCCATGGCTGGCGTGAACCTGTCGGAAGAGAGCGCGAGGATATTGGCCACGAACTCGGAGCTGGTGGGCACCCTGACGCGGTCTTGCAAGGACGAGACCTTCCTTCTCCCGGCACCCTTACAGAGACGGATACTAGAAATAG GTAAGAAGCACGGCATAACAGAGCTACACCCGGACGTGGTGAGTTACGTGTCCCACGCCACGCAGCAGAGGCTGCAGAACCTCGTTGAGAAGATATCGGAGACGGCCCAGCAGAAGAACTTCTCCTACAAG GATGACGACAGGTACGAGCAGGCAAGTGACGTCCGGGCTCAGCTCAAGTTTTTCGAGCAGCTTGACCAGATCGAGAAGCAGAGGAAAGACGAGCAGGAAAGAGAGATCCTGATGCGGGCAGCAAAG TCTCGATCCAGACAGGAAGACCCCGAGCAGTTAAGGTTGAAGCAGAAGGCGAAGGAG ATGCAGCAGCAAGAACTGGCGCAGATGCGGCAGCGCGACGCCAACCTCACGGCGCTGGCCGCCATCGGgcccagaaagaagaggaaagtggACTCCCCGGGCCCCGGGTCGGGGGCAGAG